One Methanobacterium sp. genomic region harbors:
- a CDS encoding TetR/AcrR family transcriptional regulator has product MTLKELKKKEKETKRNYIIESAQKLFLSKDYDEVSMNSIAKEVGVNKATLYYYFKNKEALYFAIVLQGVKVLVKMAKEEIRNGKTGYEKISLYGNAMNKFSAEYPGCLKLLYAPQSSKFDINNMASSEEYKKVMGILKDLMFIMRDLIQSGIDDGTIREDVNPMEAAVLMSLISQSMSNMSCLYKDMLKSEGVSEQKFAMDVKGFMQYMLKKS; this is encoded by the coding sequence GTGACCCTTAAAGAATTAAAGAAAAAAGAGAAGGAAACAAAGCGTAATTATATTATAGAATCAGCTCAGAAGCTATTTTTAAGTAAAGACTACGATGAAGTTTCAATGAACAGCATAGCCAAAGAAGTAGGGGTAAATAAGGCCACACTTTATTATTATTTTAAGAACAAAGAAGCTTTGTATTTTGCTATAGTTTTACAGGGTGTCAAGGTTTTAGTTAAAATGGCTAAAGAAGAAATAAGAAATGGAAAAACTGGTTATGAAAAGATTTCATTGTATGGAAATGCAATGAATAAATTTTCAGCTGAATATCCTGGCTGTTTAAAGCTTTTATATGCTCCACAATCTTCTAAATTTGATATAAATAATATGGCCAGTAGTGAAGAGTATAAAAAGGTAATGGGAATTCTTAAAGATTTAATGTTTATCATGAGGGATTTGATACAGTCTGGAATTGATGATGGTACAATTCGAGAAGATGTTAACCCAATGGAAGCAGCAGTTTTGATGTCGCTAATCTCTCAGAGTATGTCGAATATGAGCTGTCTATATAAAGACATGCTGAAAAGTGAGGGAGTCAGTGAACAGAAGTTTGCAATGGACGTAAAGGGTTTCATGCAGTATATGCTCAAAAAAAGTTAG
- a CDS encoding LysE family translocator, with the protein MFNLLIAGITLGLYSGLSPGPLLILLISQTLKHGYREGIKVAFSPLITDLPIIAVSLLFLSFVAGYSSILGIISILGGLFLLYMAYESFKTRELTEDIKAEEPKSLKKGATVNFLNPAPYLFWITVGGPLIINAYTGSILAPLMFIVGFYVLLVGSKIVLAFAAGKSREFITGKPYLYIMRILGAALVIFALYFFNQGVHLLIK; encoded by the coding sequence ATGTTCAACCTACTCATCGCAGGAATCACCCTCGGTCTCTACTCAGGCCTCTCACCAGGCCCCCTGCTCATCCTACTAATATCTCAAACCCTAAAACACGGCTACAGAGAAGGCATAAAAGTCGCATTTTCCCCGCTGATCACAGACTTACCAATCATAGCAGTATCTCTGCTCTTCTTATCATTTGTTGCAGGTTACAGCTCAATTTTAGGCATCATATCCATTCTTGGAGGTTTATTCCTGCTTTATATGGCCTATGAAAGCTTTAAAACAAGAGAACTAACTGAAGATATCAAAGCAGAAGAGCCAAAATCACTTAAAAAAGGAGCAACCGTCAACTTTTTAAATCCGGCCCCATACCTGTTCTGGATAACCGTCGGCGGACCCCTAATCATAAACGCTTATACAGGCAGTATTTTAGCCCCATTAATGTTCATTGTAGGGTTTTATGTTCTTTTAGTGGGTTCAAAAATAGTTCTGGCCTTCGCTGCGGGAAAATCCCGTGAATTCATTACAGGGAAACCGTATCTTTACATAATGAGAATTCTAGGAGCAGCACTCGTAATATTTGCGCTTTATTTCTTCAATCAGGGCGTGCACTTGTTAATAAAATAA
- a CDS encoding sulfurtransferase, translating into MNYPHLLGNTKVKWVDTEWLEDNLDNNLTIFDVQPDIHDYIKEHIHNAFYFNEWFLREMQGNNPARYIPHDAISTIFGKLGIRNDKPILFYTGKGSYSKKGDGWGQTMAAYSLVRFGHENVHILDGGIDKWKKEERGLTKVFPTVEESEFEAEVHDEYQIEYGEFKNIKDNDDVVVLDARPFKYYAGPSLWSKEGHIPGAKNLQAAALMNPKNRQLLKPLDEIKSLVEEREVTPDKTVICYCGTGREATNLFLVFKWYLDYPDVRLYEGSITEWVQRDDNPTVTGPSPY; encoded by the coding sequence GTGGATACAGAATGGTTAGAAGATAATCTGGATAATAATCTCACTATATTCGATGTTCAGCCAGATATACATGATTATATAAAAGAACACATCCACAATGCATTTTATTTTAATGAATGGTTTCTTAGAGAAATGCAGGGCAATAACCCCGCTAGATATATTCCTCATGATGCAATTTCAACAATATTCGGGAAATTAGGCATCAGAAATGATAAACCTATTCTTTTTTATACTGGCAAGGGATCCTATTCAAAAAAAGGGGACGGTTGGGGACAGACCATGGCTGCTTATTCACTGGTTAGATTTGGCCATGAAAATGTCCATATCTTAGATGGAGGCATAGACAAATGGAAAAAAGAAGAAAGAGGATTAACAAAGGTATTTCCCACTGTAGAAGAATCTGAATTTGAAGCAGAGGTCCACGATGAATATCAGATTGAATACGGAGAATTTAAAAATATTAAGGACAATGATGATGTGGTAGTGCTTGATGCCAGGCCATTTAAATATTATGCCGGCCCCAGCCTGTGGAGCAAAGAAGGGCACATACCTGGAGCAAAGAATTTACAGGCTGCCGCGCTCATGAACCCCAAGAACCGGCAGCTCCTCAAACCCCTTGACGAAATAAAATCTTTAGTTGAAGAAAGAGAAGTAACTCCCGATAAAACAGTTATATGCTACTGCGGGACCGGCAGAGAAGCAACCAACCTGTTTTTAGTTTTTAAATGGTATTTAGATTATCCTGATGTGAGGTTATATGAAGGTTCTATTACAGAATGGGTTCAAAGAGATGATAATCCAACTGTTACTGGCCCCAGTCCTTATTGA
- a CDS encoding YkvA family protein: MFKNWKAMAEKFEIETYALHLTYKDPRVPLRIKVVILLVMAYLLSPIDLIPDFIPVIGYLDDFLLITVGIPILLKMVPKEIMDEHRESAKTKFREGMPKSGFAALIIVLIWVLAAVILLNFVIKFI, encoded by the coding sequence ATGTTCAAAAACTGGAAAGCTATGGCAGAAAAATTTGAAATAGAAACTTATGCACTCCATTTAACCTATAAAGATCCAAGAGTTCCATTGCGCATTAAAGTTGTCATTCTTTTGGTTATGGCCTATCTTTTAAGCCCAATTGACTTAATTCCAGATTTTATACCAGTAATAGGTTATCTCGATGATTTTCTGTTGATAACTGTAGGAATTCCAATTTTACTTAAAATGGTCCCCAAAGAGATAATGGATGAACATAGAGAAAGTGCAAAAACGAAATTCCGCGAAGGAATGCCTAAAAGTGGATTTGCGGCTTTAATTATTGTGCTGATTTGGGTTCTGGCTGCTGTTATACTATTAAATTTTGTTATAAAGTTTATTTGA
- a CDS encoding alpha/beta hydrolase, translated as MSMTKVNDINMYYEIHGEGEALILISGNGAESSQWKDMIPTFSKDYKVIPFDNRGAGRTDRPDIEYSMDMMTEDVIGLMDVLGIERAHILGASMGGMIAQNIAYLYPDRVKSLILVVTSMKNSHRVNYACKQAIKRVMDGSDPDALAEYSAVWSFPEEVLANHGAVDRIKSAMAHVLNPQTVNTFKRQNDALATFDSSGWISELTAPTLVIAGDGDIIWPQKYSGQELAKALSGSKFVSIPGAHMAYLLSAEAFQNHVVEFLTSVE; from the coding sequence ATGTCAATGACAAAAGTAAATGATATAAACATGTATTATGAAATACACGGTGAAGGAGAAGCTTTGATATTGATATCAGGTAATGGTGCGGAGTCATCACAGTGGAAAGATATGATCCCTACTTTTTCTAAGGATTACAAAGTGATTCCATTTGATAACCGAGGTGCAGGGCGTACTGATAGGCCAGATATAGAATATTCTATGGATATGATGACTGAAGATGTCATTGGTTTGATGGATGTGCTTGGAATTGAAAGGGCACATATACTTGGGGCATCTATGGGGGGAATGATTGCTCAAAATATTGCTTATTTATATCCTGATAGAGTAAAAAGCCTGATACTTGTTGTAACAAGTATGAAAAATTCTCACCGCGTTAATTATGCTTGTAAACAGGCAATAAAACGTGTTATGGATGGAAGCGATCCTGATGCACTGGCTGAATATTCTGCAGTATGGTCATTTCCTGAGGAAGTATTAGCAAATCATGGAGCTGTTGATAGAATTAAAAGTGCTATGGCACATGTATTAAATCCTCAGACAGTGAATACATTCAAAAGGCAAAATGATGCACTTGCTACATTTGATTCAAGTGGATGGATCAGTGAACTTACAGCTCCAACATTGGTTATAGCTGGAGATGGAGATATAATCTGGCCTCAAAAATATTCTGGACAGGAATTAGCTAAAGCCCTCTCTGGCTCTAAGTTTGTCTCAATTCCCGGAGCGCACATGGCATATCTATTAAGTGCTGAAGCATTTCAAAATCATGTGGTGGAGTTTCTTACATCAGTTGAATAG
- a CDS encoding alpha/beta fold hydrolase, whose amino-acid sequence MKYIGSKKKLFLLIILVVFAVTAASFAYYVSDYYHADSKAAAALKSTESYNVTDTDNSITFIPTQNRSTTGIIFYPGGKVQPEAYSVIASKLVVKGYTTIIVKMPFNLAFFGVNSADDVVAEHPEITSWVIMGHSLGGVFASEYAVNHQDKIKGVVYLAAYPSTNASNATFKALSIRGSLDNLTTAQDISNNKNKFPANTTFITIPGGNHYNNGNYGPQAGDNNSTITREEQQNKTVSYILEFIKGL is encoded by the coding sequence ATGAAATATATAGGATCTAAAAAGAAATTATTCTTATTAATTATATTAGTAGTATTTGCAGTAACAGCAGCTTCTTTTGCTTATTATGTTTCTGACTATTACCATGCAGATAGTAAAGCTGCAGCTGCACTTAAATCAACTGAATCTTACAACGTTACAGATACAGATAACTCCATTACATTTATTCCTACTCAAAACAGGAGCACTACAGGAATAATATTTTATCCGGGAGGCAAGGTCCAGCCTGAAGCTTATTCTGTTATTGCTTCTAAACTTGTTGTGAAGGGATACACCACAATAATTGTGAAAATGCCTTTTAATCTGGCATTTTTCGGTGTTAACAGTGCGGACGATGTTGTAGCTGAACACCCTGAGATCACTTCATGGGTAATTATGGGCCATTCACTGGGCGGCGTTTTTGCGTCGGAATATGCTGTAAATCATCAGGATAAAATTAAGGGAGTTGTATATTTAGCGGCATACCCTTCAACAAATGCTTCAAATGCAACTTTTAAAGCGTTATCAATAAGAGGTTCTCTGGATAATCTTACGACAGCTCAGGATATTTCTAACAACAAAAATAAGTTCCCGGCTAACACGACATTTATCACCATACCTGGCGGTAACCACTACAATAATGGTAACTACGGTCCTCAAGCAGGGGACAATAACAGTACAATAACAAGGGAAGAGCAGCAGAACAAAACTGTGAGTTATATACTTGAATTTATTAAAGGTCTTTGA